One Cryobacterium psychrophilum DNA segment encodes these proteins:
- a CDS encoding DUF2254 domain-containing protein produces MIRTILLRTRESFWFLPAVFGISAIALALGLVLLDRTLTDNGVTSAFFLDALSASGSRAILSIIGASMLTVAGTTFSITISVLATTSSTYGPRLVRNFMADRANQFVLSVFTSTFLYALVVLQSVHTRVEDNQSFVPITAVYFAVLLAVLNVAVLVFFIHHIADSVQITTLQRGVKKDLTATINLLYPDDHDGVAQPAGVLSSAESQVITSVAGGYVQGIDLQKLVRLGSHHRCFITVTAAPGTHVLAGEEIVEIITSKADDTSQKQLERNVRAAFTLGSARTPRQDIRFALQQLLEIAVRGLASGSNDPYTAVSALDLAGESLTSLFRRAVPPSHLVDGDGVTRVKCVWPTAEELTGEIFAGIRIYGLEHPIVIHAALRLADRLCTAASTGSRRSRVVSETTRLIAAFEASAPDPDTMERVRAASAAVLALAPAAETGT; encoded by the coding sequence ATGATTCGCACCATCCTGCTTCGCACCCGGGAGTCGTTCTGGTTTCTCCCCGCCGTCTTCGGAATCTCCGCAATCGCGCTCGCCCTGGGGCTGGTGTTGCTGGATCGAACGTTGACTGACAACGGTGTCACCAGCGCGTTCTTCCTTGATGCGCTGAGCGCCAGCGGAAGTCGCGCGATTCTCTCCATCATCGGAGCATCGATGCTCACTGTGGCCGGCACCACCTTCTCGATCACCATCTCCGTACTCGCCACGACATCATCGACGTACGGCCCGAGGCTGGTGCGCAACTTCATGGCCGATCGGGCCAACCAGTTCGTGCTCAGCGTCTTCACCTCAACCTTTCTGTATGCGCTCGTCGTGCTGCAATCCGTGCACACGCGGGTTGAGGACAACCAAAGTTTCGTGCCGATCACCGCCGTCTACTTTGCCGTGCTCCTCGCGGTGCTCAATGTGGCCGTGCTGGTGTTCTTCATCCACCACATCGCGGACTCGGTGCAGATCACCACGCTGCAACGCGGGGTTAAAAAGGATCTGACCGCCACCATCAACCTCCTGTATCCGGACGATCACGATGGTGTGGCGCAGCCGGCTGGTGTCCTTTCTTCCGCTGAGTCGCAGGTGATCACATCCGTGGCGGGAGGATACGTGCAAGGAATCGACCTGCAAAAGCTCGTTCGACTTGGATCTCATCACCGGTGCTTCATCACGGTCACCGCGGCGCCAGGCACGCATGTTCTCGCCGGCGAAGAAATTGTGGAGATCATCACGTCCAAAGCGGACGACACGTCGCAGAAGCAGCTGGAACGCAACGTGCGGGCCGCCTTCACCCTCGGGTCCGCCCGAACTCCGCGCCAGGACATCCGATTCGCGTTGCAGCAACTTCTCGAGATCGCGGTGCGCGGTCTCGCATCCGGCTCGAATGACCCGTACACGGCGGTGAGCGCATTGGATCTCGCGGGCGAGAGCCTGACGTCGCTGTTTCGTCGAGCGGTTCCGCCCTCCCATCTGGTGGACGGTGACGGCGTCACCCGGGTGAAATGTGTGTGGCCCACCGCTGAAGAACTGACCGGTGAGATCTTCGCCGGCATCAGAATCTACGGCCTCGAACATCCGATCGTGATTCATGCCGCCCTGCGCCTGGCAGATCGGCTCTGTACGGCAGCCTCCACCGGCTCGCGTCGCAGCCGCGTGGTCAGCGAAACGACCAGGCTCATCGCGGCGTTCGAAGCGTCTGCACCTGACCCGGACACGATGGAGCGAGTTCGAGCGGCCTCGGCCGCCGTGCTCGCGCTGGCCCCAGCCGCGGAGACCGGGACCTAA
- a CDS encoding TetR family transcriptional regulator, with product MPENADDPRKRPSGRRAGESGTRDAILDAASDRFAERGYDGASIRAIAAVAGVDPALIRHFFVDKDGLFAATIKDRTAIPKRLGAALAGDSLGLGSRVADAYFRLWEEPETQTILLALVRSSTTSDRTARMLLEVIAAHIPDDQDLGTVADERIHRVALAASHLLGTAIARYVIKLPPLVALAHDDLVTEIAPTIQRYLTGTHR from the coding sequence ATGCCAGAGAACGCCGACGACCCGCGCAAGCGGCCCTCCGGACGGCGCGCGGGGGAAAGCGGCACGCGCGACGCGATCCTCGACGCCGCCAGTGACCGATTCGCCGAGCGTGGCTACGACGGAGCATCAATTCGCGCGATCGCTGCGGTCGCCGGGGTGGACCCCGCACTCATCCGTCACTTCTTCGTCGACAAGGACGGCCTCTTTGCCGCCACGATCAAAGACCGCACGGCCATTCCGAAACGCCTCGGCGCGGCACTCGCCGGTGACTCCTTAGGCCTCGGATCCCGAGTCGCCGACGCCTACTTCCGGCTGTGGGAGGAGCCGGAGACCCAGACGATATTGCTCGCCCTCGTGCGTTCCTCGACAACCTCTGATCGGACGGCCCGGATGCTGCTCGAGGTCATCGCAGCTCATATCCCCGACGACCAGGACCTCGGTACGGTTGCCGACGAACGCATCCACCGTGTCGCGCTCGCCGCGTCGCACCTCCTCGGCACCGCGATCGCCCGCTACGTGATCAAACTGCCGCCCCTCGTGGCCCTCGCGCACGACGACCTCGTCACCGAGATCGCCCCGACCATTCAGCGCTACCTCACCGGCACCCACCGCTGA
- a CDS encoding ABC transporter ATP-binding protein, with the protein MSASAVIEVEELTKSYGRFQALKGLDLHVEQGQVHGFLGPNGAGKSTTIRVLLGLLRADGGLVRLLGEDPWRDVVSLHRRLAYVPGEVSLWPGMTGGEAIDLLGSLRGGLNERRRAELIERFELDPTKRGRQYSKGNRQKVAIVAALSSDVELLILDEPTSGLDPLMENVFQEVIGEAKQRGATVLLSSHILAEVEILADRLSIIRDGRIVKNGSLAELRGHTRTSVHATLDHPPALELLTPLGDVHLDSSRLSASIDSSRIGDAMTALAPYGISALTVEPPSLESLFLRLYETDAAAGAER; encoded by the coding sequence ATGAGCGCGAGCGCGGTGATCGAGGTCGAAGAACTCACCAAGTCCTATGGAAGGTTCCAGGCACTCAAGGGCCTTGATCTGCACGTCGAGCAAGGCCAGGTGCACGGCTTCCTCGGACCGAATGGTGCTGGCAAATCGACGACCATCCGCGTGCTGCTGGGTCTGCTGAGGGCGGATGGCGGCTTGGTGCGCCTGCTCGGCGAGGATCCGTGGCGTGACGTCGTGAGCCTGCACCGCCGTCTCGCCTATGTCCCCGGCGAAGTCTCGCTGTGGCCGGGCATGACCGGCGGCGAGGCGATCGACCTGCTCGGTTCGCTGCGCGGAGGCCTCAATGAACGACGGCGCGCCGAGCTGATCGAACGGTTCGAGCTGGATCCGACCAAGCGTGGCCGGCAGTATTCCAAGGGCAACCGGCAGAAGGTGGCGATCGTCGCCGCGCTCTCGTCTGACGTGGAGCTGCTGATCCTGGACGAGCCCACGAGCGGCCTGGACCCGCTGATGGAGAACGTGTTCCAGGAGGTCATCGGCGAGGCGAAGCAGCGCGGGGCCACCGTGCTGCTCAGTAGCCACATCCTGGCCGAGGTGGAGATCCTCGCCGACCGGTTGAGCATCATCCGCGACGGACGCATCGTGAAGAACGGCAGCCTCGCCGAACTCCGCGGCCACACCCGTACCTCCGTGCACGCGACCCTCGATCATCCGCCGGCGCTCGAACTGTTGACGCCTCTCGGCGACGTGCACCTCGACAGCTCCCGGCTCAGCGCCTCGATTGATTCCTCCCGCATCGGCGATGCGATGACGGCTCTCGCCCCCTACGGCATCAGCGCGCTCACCGTCGAGCCCCCATCGCTGGAGAGCCTGTTTCTGCGCCTGTATGAGACGGATGCCGCCGCCGGAGCCGAGCGATGA